A window of the Verminephrobacter eiseniae EF01-2 genome harbors these coding sequences:
- a CDS encoding sugar ABC transporter ATP-binding protein, giving the protein MSAERPPEGAHTAAEGEGAPVRAARPPDLLELRQATKKYMGVPAIEAVDFTLRQGEIHALLGENGAGKSTLTKVMAGVVTLSSGQMLVQGRPVQLRNPLEARHQGIAMVFQETSLVPTMTVAQNLFLGQEAFFNRLRGVYIAAQQFLQSLNFDIDPTATVSMLGAAKKQMVEIARAVLHKARIIIFDEPTASLTPEEKKYFFDLVFALKARGVSVIFISHALEEALLLADRITVLRDGRHVVTDTKARFDRDRIVQAMVGRDLSQTIYGQKKNFVRPQGECLLSVRNLRMAAMVKNNSLSVFAGQVTGLFGLVGAGRTETFKVVAGLIKRDFFHGGQVLVRGRPVRYRVARQAVRDGIAYVTEDRKLEGFFEIMSIARNIYLGLLGKLPGAHGLVAQARIREIGAHWSRLLNVRAIDKDVKVIELSGGNQQKVVIAKSLVQEPDIIIFDEPTRGVDVGAIAEIHAVINRLADAGKAVVVISSYLPEVMALSDRILVAKQGKVVTEFSATEATQEAIMYAAIH; this is encoded by the coding sequence ATGAGTGCCGAACGGCCGCCCGAAGGCGCTCATACCGCAGCCGAAGGCGAAGGTGCCCCAGTGCGCGCCGCCCGGCCGCCCGACCTGCTCGAACTGCGCCAGGCGACCAAGAAATACATGGGCGTGCCCGCCATCGAGGCCGTCGACTTCACGCTGCGGCAAGGCGAAATCCATGCGCTGCTCGGGGAGAACGGCGCCGGCAAATCGACCCTGACCAAGGTGATGGCGGGTGTGGTCACGCTCAGTTCGGGCCAGATGCTGGTGCAAGGCCGGCCAGTGCAACTGCGCAACCCGCTCGAAGCCCGGCACCAGGGCATCGCGATGGTGTTCCAGGAGACCAGCCTGGTGCCCACGATGACCGTGGCGCAGAACCTGTTCCTGGGCCAGGAGGCATTCTTCAACCGGCTGCGCGGCGTATACATCGCGGCGCAGCAGTTCCTGCAATCGCTCAATTTCGATATCGACCCGACCGCCACGGTCAGCATGCTCGGCGCAGCGAAGAAGCAGATGGTCGAAATCGCCCGCGCCGTGCTGCACAAGGCGCGCATCATCATCTTCGACGAGCCGACCGCCAGCCTGACGCCCGAGGAGAAGAAATACTTCTTCGACCTGGTGTTCGCGCTCAAGGCGCGCGGCGTGTCGGTCATCTTCATCTCGCACGCGCTCGAAGAAGCGCTGCTGCTGGCCGACCGCATCACCGTGCTGCGCGACGGCCGCCATGTGGTGACCGACACCAAGGCCCGCTTCGACCGCGACCGCATCGTGCAGGCCATGGTCGGGCGCGACCTCTCGCAAACCATCTACGGGCAGAAAAAGAACTTCGTGCGGCCGCAGGGCGAATGCCTGCTGTCGGTGCGCAACCTGCGCATGGCGGCGATGGTCAAGAACAACTCGCTGTCGGTCTTCGCGGGCCAGGTCACCGGCCTGTTCGGACTGGTCGGGGCGGGCCGCACCGAAACCTTCAAGGTGGTGGCGGGGTTGATCAAGCGCGACTTCTTCCACGGTGGCCAGGTGCTGGTGCGCGGCCGTCCGGTGCGCTACCGGGTGGCGCGCCAGGCGGTGCGCGACGGCATCGCCTACGTCACCGAAGACCGCAAGCTCGAAGGCTTCTTCGAGATCATGTCGATCGCCCGGAACATCTACCTGGGCCTGCTGGGCAAATTGCCCGGCGCGCATGGCCTGGTCGCACAGGCCCGCATCCGGGAAATCGGCGCGCACTGGAGCCGGCTGCTCAACGTGCGCGCCATCGACAAGGACGTGAAGGTGATCGAACTGTCCGGGGGCAACCAGCAGAAAGTGGTGATTGCCAAATCGCTGGTGCAAGAGCCTGACATCATCATCTTCGACGAACCGACGCGGGGCGTGGATGTGGGCGCCATCGCCGAGATCCATGCCGTGATCAACCGGCTGGCCGATGCCGGCAAGGCGGTGGTGGTGATTTCATCCTACCTGCCGGAGGTGATGGCGCTGTCGGACCGCATCCTCGTGGCCAAGCAAGGCAAAGTGGTCACGGAATTCTCGGCCACCGAAGCCACACAGGAAGCGATCATGTACGCGGCGATTCACTGA
- a CDS encoding strictosidine synthase has protein sequence MLETLRGFADRLLGRGDAAITVPVMDGVLKPNRALEEAAVVATLEGLDDLAWDGSTLWASAGPLLYRIERADGHRALPVQRFEREITALAVQPFGGACRSAVALGGTQLRLLSLAGAAPPGGNALTLEAVAGQPLRSVNALAFDAMGRLLITDGSAEHDAGQWCHDLMSHGATGRLCLWDPSARQAEELARNLRHARGALASSDGSLLVSESWRHRVLRVPYPSAPGSTARGGVLGPTVPGSTARSGAPRVTQVGELPGYPSRMAPAADGGFWLSCFICRTQLVEFVLREHAYRKRMLREIDPRYWIAPALSSGDSFLEPLQGAGVKQMGRLKPWAPPRSYGLVLRVDRQGQVSSSLHSPAGGKHHGITAIADTGDALYAVSKGSGRLLRIPLTGAGAAA, from the coding sequence ATGCTGGAGACCTTGCGCGGATTCGCCGACCGGCTCCTCGGACGCGGCGACGCAGCCATCACGGTGCCGGTGATGGACGGGGTGCTCAAGCCCAACCGGGCGCTCGAAGAGGCCGCCGTGGTGGCCACGCTCGAAGGCCTGGACGACCTGGCCTGGGACGGCAGCACGCTGTGGGCGAGCGCCGGGCCGCTGCTGTACCGCATCGAGCGCGCCGACGGCCACCGCGCGCTGCCGGTGCAGCGCTTCGAGCGCGAAATCACGGCGCTGGCCGTGCAGCCCTTCGGCGGCGCTTGCCGCAGCGCCGTGGCGCTGGGTGGAACGCAGTTGCGCCTGCTGTCGCTGGCGGGCGCCGCGCCGCCGGGAGGCAACGCACTGACGCTGGAGGCCGTGGCCGGCCAGCCGCTGCGCAGCGTCAACGCGCTGGCCTTCGACGCCATGGGCCGCCTGCTCATCACCGACGGCTCGGCCGAGCATGATGCCGGGCAGTGGTGCCACGACCTGATGTCGCATGGCGCCACCGGCCGGCTATGCCTTTGGGACCCGTCCGCGCGCCAGGCCGAGGAACTCGCCCGCAACCTGCGCCACGCGCGCGGCGCGCTCGCCTCGTCTGATGGCAGCCTGCTCGTCAGCGAGAGTTGGCGGCACCGGGTGCTGCGCGTGCCGTATCCGAGCGCGCCCGGATCGACCGCGCGCGGCGGCGTGCTTGGCCCGACCGTGCCCGGATCGACCGCGCGCAGCGGCGCGCCCCGGGTCACGCAGGTGGGGGAACTGCCCGGCTACCCTTCGCGCATGGCGCCGGCTGCCGACGGCGGCTTCTGGCTCAGCTGCTTCATCTGCCGCACGCAACTGGTCGAATTCGTGCTGCGCGAGCATGCCTACCGCAAGCGCATGTTGCGCGAGATCGACCCGCGCTACTGGATCGCGCCGGCCCTGTCCAGCGGCGACAGCTTCCTGGAGCCATTGCAGGGCGCCGGGGTCAAGCAGATGGGCCGGCTCAAACCATGGGCGCCGCCACGCTCCTACGGGCTGGTGCTGCGGGTCGACCGGCAGGGGCAGGTGTCGTCATCGCTGCACAGCCCGGCGGGCGGCAAGCACCACGGCATCACGGCCATCGCCGACACCGGCGACGCGCTCTATGCGGTCTCCAAGGGCAGCGGGCGACTGCTGCGCATACCGCTGACCGGCGCAGGAGCCGCAGCATGA
- a CDS encoding ABC transporter permease, with the protein MNETLTRLRYRYWPDHWVGELLSKRWTESAIPVLLLVAVLLASEQLIPNFHSPVMLADTLRQAGEIGLIVLGLALVMIVGGIDLSVGSIFALTNFCALMCMHVLKWPMAASVLVTLLAGALLGAVNGLLIGYLQLRAFLTTLITLIIFRSIYEILSLQYSTAIAGAVPDSAAWDFLGNGTLLGLPTVAWVYAVVAIGGHVLLTRLRIGWHIMAIGGSRRSAYNGGIAVRRTVALCYLTSGLLCGAAGCFFASRLATAGADIGVGMEVLVLTAAVLGGISLGGGRGSVTKALVGTLLVLLITNGLTSLSAPGGVTRMVLATILVLAAVIDVRWLKNRQRIIGKVYVSPTYLALPPAPPCTAEGAGSYALNDKLRDVTPIGLGRIEAPEDVILDRDDNLYAGSRHGDVIRFFAPDYERMEVYAHIGGQPLGLAFDRQDNLHVCVGGMGLYRITPERVVERVSDETNRSWASINDDSRLRLADDLDIADDGRIFFSEATVRYEMHEWPIDGLEARGNGRIICHDPRDGSTRTVLRGLRFPNGIAIGSDGQSILFAETWGCCIKRYWFDGPKAGQVQTVIGNLPGYPDNINQASDGHYWLALVGMRCPAYDLALRMPGFRRRMALRVPLDEWLFPNINTGCVLKFSEAGQVLETLWDLGGQNHPMITSMREHRGYLYLGGISNNRIGRYQLPGADPDFVQYERRWRKA; encoded by the coding sequence ATGAACGAGACCCTCACCCGTCTGCGCTATCGCTATTGGCCTGACCACTGGGTGGGCGAGCTCCTGTCCAAGCGCTGGACGGAGAGCGCCATTCCGGTGCTGCTGCTGGTCGCCGTGCTGCTGGCCTCGGAGCAGCTGATCCCGAACTTCCATTCGCCGGTGATGCTGGCCGACACGCTGCGCCAGGCCGGCGAGATCGGCCTCATCGTGCTGGGGCTGGCGCTGGTCATGATCGTCGGCGGCATCGACCTGTCGGTAGGCTCGATCTTCGCGCTGACCAACTTCTGCGCGCTGATGTGCATGCATGTGCTCAAGTGGCCGATGGCCGCCTCGGTGCTCGTCACATTGCTCGCCGGCGCGCTGCTGGGCGCGGTCAACGGCCTGCTGATCGGCTACCTGCAGTTGCGCGCCTTTTTGACGACGCTGATCACGCTGATCATCTTTCGCTCGATCTATGAAATCCTGAGCCTGCAATACTCCACCGCCATCGCCGGCGCCGTGCCCGACTCGGCGGCCTGGGACTTTCTGGGCAACGGCACGCTGCTGGGCTTGCCGACCGTGGCCTGGGTCTACGCGGTGGTGGCCATTGGCGGCCATGTGCTGCTCACGCGGCTGCGCATCGGCTGGCACATCATGGCCATTGGCGGCTCGCGCCGATCGGCCTACAACGGCGGCATCGCGGTGCGCCGCACGGTGGCGCTGTGCTACCTGACCTCGGGCCTGCTGTGCGGCGCGGCCGGCTGCTTTTTCGCCTCGCGCCTGGCCACGGCCGGCGCCGACATCGGCGTGGGCATGGAGGTGCTGGTGCTCACCGCCGCCGTGCTGGGCGGCATCAGCCTGGGCGGCGGGCGCGGCTCGGTCACCAAGGCGCTGGTGGGCACGCTGCTGGTGCTGCTGATCACCAACGGGCTGACCTCGCTGTCGGCCCCGGGCGGCGTGACCCGCATGGTGCTGGCGACCATCCTGGTGCTGGCCGCAGTGATCGATGTGCGCTGGCTCAAGAACCGCCAGCGCATCATCGGCAAGGTCTACGTCAGCCCGACCTACCTGGCGTTGCCGCCGGCGCCGCCCTGCACCGCAGAAGGCGCGGGCAGCTACGCGCTCAACGACAAACTGCGCGACGTGACGCCGATCGGGCTCGGGCGCATCGAGGCGCCGGAGGACGTGATCCTCGACCGCGACGACAACCTCTATGCAGGCTCGCGCCACGGCGACGTGATCCGCTTTTTCGCGCCCGACTACGAGCGCATGGAGGTCTACGCCCACATCGGCGGCCAGCCGCTGGGCCTGGCCTTCGACCGCCAGGACAACCTGCATGTGTGCGTCGGCGGCATGGGGCTGTACCGCATCACGCCAGAGCGCGTGGTCGAGCGCGTGAGCGACGAAACCAACCGCAGTTGGGCCTCGATCAACGACGACAGCCGGCTGCGGCTGGCCGACGACCTGGACATCGCCGACGACGGCCGCATCTTCTTCAGCGAAGCGACGGTGCGCTACGAGATGCACGAATGGCCGATCGACGGGCTGGAGGCGCGCGGCAACGGCCGCATCATCTGCCACGACCCGCGCGACGGCTCGACGCGCACCGTGCTGCGCGGCCTGCGTTTTCCGAACGGCATCGCGATCGGCAGCGACGGGCAGTCGATCCTGTTCGCCGAGACCTGGGGCTGCTGCATCAAGCGCTACTGGTTCGACGGGCCCAAGGCCGGCCAGGTGCAGACCGTGATCGGGAACTTGCCGGGCTACCCGGACAACATCAACCAAGCCTCCGACGGTCACTACTGGCTCGCGCTGGTCGGCATGCGCTGCCCGGCCTACGACCTGGCGCTGCGCATGCCGGGCTTTCGCCGGCGCATGGCGCTGCGGGTGCCGCTGGACGAATGGCTGTTTCCGAACATCAACACCGGCTGTGTGCTCAAGTTCAGCGAAGCCGGCCAGGTGCTGGAAACGCTCTGGGACCTGGGCGGGCAGAACCATCCGATGATCACCTCGATGCGCGAGCACCGCGGCTACCTGTACCTCGGCGGCATCTCGAACAACCGCATCGGCCGCTACCAGTTGCCGGGCGCAGACCCGGACTTCGTGCAGTACGAACGACGCTGGAGAAAAGCCTGA
- a CDS encoding sugar ABC transporter substrate-binding protein, translated as MNFAHKLATTVGTVLALAGAQHAAAQGKGLDEPFRDGYKKALAGKTVGFIPVAMGFDLTNGWYLGLKKELEPSGMKVVLRDPNWNTGAGAQAFTALIAEKPAVIVVHNPDVQTYAKLITKAEAEGIYVVQINMRSAQPSTVFVGADWIDVGERGATAVMQACQGKSNKIAIVQGAPTAATSAYTLKGVENVLAKNPQLKLVSNQAADWDATKAKALTQTVLKQHPDLCGIVGFWDGMDIGTAAAIKEAGLTGKVFLATSGGGEQKSACDQVKSGAFDYLVSYDVPTQASNMAAMIKWLVQGGVKPGAARQNIYTTLLPITKENAGAEGTCWKLAAAR; from the coding sequence ATGAACTTCGCACACAAACTCGCCACCACCGTCGGCACCGTGCTGGCACTGGCCGGCGCGCAGCACGCGGCCGCGCAGGGCAAGGGGCTCGATGAGCCTTTTCGCGACGGCTACAAGAAAGCGCTGGCCGGCAAGACGGTCGGCTTCATCCCGGTCGCGATGGGGTTCGATCTGACCAATGGCTGGTACCTCGGGCTCAAGAAGGAACTGGAGCCCTCGGGCATGAAGGTGGTCTTGCGCGACCCGAACTGGAACACCGGCGCCGGCGCGCAGGCTTTCACCGCGCTGATCGCCGAAAAGCCCGCCGTGATCGTGGTGCACAACCCCGACGTGCAGACCTACGCCAAACTGATCACCAAGGCCGAGGCCGAGGGCATCTACGTGGTGCAGATCAACATGCGCTCGGCACAGCCGTCCACCGTCTTCGTCGGCGCCGACTGGATCGATGTCGGCGAGCGCGGCGCCACGGCGGTGATGCAAGCTTGCCAGGGCAAGTCGAACAAGATCGCCATCGTCCAGGGCGCGCCCACGGCCGCGACCAGCGCCTACACGCTCAAGGGCGTGGAAAATGTGCTGGCGAAGAACCCGCAGCTCAAACTGGTGTCGAACCAGGCCGCCGACTGGGATGCCACCAAGGCCAAGGCGCTGACGCAGACCGTGCTCAAGCAGCACCCCGACCTGTGCGGCATCGTCGGCTTCTGGGACGGCATGGACATCGGCACGGCTGCGGCGATCAAGGAGGCGGGCCTGACCGGCAAGGTGTTCCTGGCCACCTCGGGCGGCGGCGAGCAAAAAAGCGCGTGCGACCAGGTCAAGTCGGGCGCTTTCGACTACCTCGTGAGCTACGACGTGCCGACGCAGGCCAGCAACATGGCGGCCATGATCAAGTGGCTGGTGCAAGGCGGCGTGAAGCCGGGCGCGGCGCGGCAGAACATCTACACCACGCTGCTGCCGATCACCAAGGAAAACGCCGGCGCCGAGGGCACCTGCTGGAAGCTCGCGGCCGCCAGGTAG
- a CDS encoding ABC transporter permease, with product MKKPKLSQQSIVLALFALLFAGLLLFLPGFAQIDNLLTLVQNVAFLGILGLGMAIVVIGRGIDISMIAALAVPSGLLLQLVQDGHSLPSACALALGLTLLFGLVNGWLIAYAEVPSLFTTLACGLFLAGLGQASLLHLEVVQWPAALDPLAWLGRGTLAGLPMPVVMFAVAAAACSFFLRRLRAGAFIQAIGDNPFAARATGLPTRPMVLLEYMLAALIGLFAGVVMAASINSMPTRIFNSTMIYDVVLVVVLGGIGLSGGRGGVFNVLIGTLLIGTMLNGMTIMDLSYSVQNIIKGVLLLVAILIDSMLNPRNEETAQQGDI from the coding sequence ATGAAAAAGCCCAAGCTCTCCCAACAGAGCATCGTCCTGGCGCTGTTTGCGTTGTTGTTCGCAGGCTTGTTGCTGTTCCTGCCGGGCTTCGCGCAGATCGATAACCTGCTCACGCTGGTGCAGAACGTGGCCTTCCTCGGCATCCTGGGTCTGGGCATGGCGATCGTCGTCATCGGGCGCGGCATCGACATTTCGATGATCGCTGCGCTGGCCGTGCCTTCGGGCCTGCTGCTGCAGTTGGTGCAGGACGGGCACAGCCTGCCCTCGGCCTGCGCGCTGGCGCTGGGCCTGACGCTGCTGTTCGGCCTGGTCAACGGCTGGCTGATTGCCTATGCCGAGGTGCCGTCGCTGTTCACCACGCTGGCCTGCGGGCTGTTCCTGGCGGGGCTGGGGCAGGCCTCGCTCTTGCATCTGGAGGTGGTGCAGTGGCCGGCGGCGCTCGATCCGCTGGCCTGGCTCGGGCGCGGCACGCTGGCGGGGCTGCCGATGCCGGTGGTGATGTTCGCCGTGGCGGCAGCGGCCTGCTCATTTTTCCTGCGCCGCCTGCGCGCCGGCGCTTTCATACAGGCCATTGGCGACAACCCCTTCGCCGCGCGCGCCACCGGCCTGCCGACGCGACCGATGGTGCTGCTGGAGTACATGCTGGCCGCGCTGATCGGCCTGTTCGCCGGCGTGGTGATGGCCGCCTCGATCAACAGCATGCCCACGCGCATCTTCAACTCCACGATGATTTACGACGTGGTGCTGGTCGTGGTGCTCGGCGGCATCGGCCTGTCGGGCGGGCGCGGCGGCGTGTTCAACGTGCTCATCGGCACGCTGCTGATCGGCACCATGCTCAACGGCATGACGATCATGGATCTGTCTTATTCGGTGCAGAACATCATCAAGGGCGTGCTGCTGCTGGTGGCGATCCTGATCGACTCGATGCTCAACCCGCGCAACGAAGAGACCGCGCAACAGGGGGATATCTGA
- a CDS encoding acyl-CoA dehydrogenase family protein, with the protein MDFELTEEQRAFAKSAHDFARAEFAPHAAQWDEQAIFPRAAIAKAGALGFCGLYACEAAGGLALPRLDATLVFEELAAIDPSTTAFISIHNMATWMLGRWATPAVRDHWGPLLTRGEKLASYCLTEPGAGSDAAALTTRAERVGSDYVINGSKAFISGAGSTDMLVLMARTGAAGAGGISAFAVPADTPGISYGKKERKLGWNSQPTRSIGLEQLRIPAEHLLGRVGEGFKIAMQGLDGGRINIASCSVGAAQGALQAARQYMQQRRQFGQPLASFQALQFKLADMATELVAARQMVRLAASKLDTGAPDASTYCAMAKRFATDIGFAVCNEALQLHGGYGYIREYPIERLLRDTRVHQILEGSNEIMRLIIARRILDGACGDTIR; encoded by the coding sequence ATGGACTTTGAACTCACCGAAGAACAACGCGCCTTTGCCAAGAGCGCGCACGACTTTGCCCGGGCCGAATTTGCGCCCCATGCCGCGCAGTGGGACGAGCAGGCCATCTTCCCCAGAGCGGCGATTGCCAAGGCCGGCGCGCTCGGCTTTTGCGGCCTGTATGCCTGCGAGGCCGCCGGCGGCCTGGCCCTGCCCCGGCTCGATGCCACGCTGGTGTTCGAGGAACTGGCGGCCATCGATCCATCGACCACCGCCTTCATCTCCATCCACAACATGGCGACCTGGATGCTCGGCCGCTGGGCCACGCCCGCAGTGCGCGACCACTGGGGCCCGCTGCTGACCCGGGGCGAGAAACTGGCCTCCTACTGCCTGACGGAGCCTGGCGCAGGCTCGGACGCCGCCGCGCTCACGACGCGGGCCGAGCGGGTCGGCAGCGACTATGTGATCAACGGCAGCAAAGCCTTCATCTCGGGCGCCGGCAGCACCGACATGCTGGTGTTGATGGCGCGCACCGGCGCTGCCGGCGCCGGCGGCATCAGCGCCTTTGCCGTGCCCGCCGACACCCCCGGCATCAGCTACGGCAAGAAAGAGCGCAAGCTGGGCTGGAACAGCCAGCCCACGCGCAGCATTGGCTTGGAGCAGTTGCGCATCCCTGCCGAGCACCTGCTCGGCCGCGTCGGCGAGGGCTTCAAGATCGCGATGCAGGGGCTCGACGGCGGGCGCATCAACATCGCCAGTTGCTCGGTCGGCGCAGCGCAAGGCGCGCTGCAGGCAGCCCGGCAGTACATGCAGCAGCGCCGGCAGTTCGGCCAGCCGCTGGCCAGCTTTCAGGCGTTGCAGTTCAAACTGGCCGACATGGCCACCGAACTGGTCGCCGCGCGCCAGATGGTGCGCCTGGCGGCCAGCAAGCTCGACACCGGCGCGCCCGACGCCAGCACCTATTGCGCGATGGCCAAGCGCTTTGCCACCGACATCGGCTTTGCCGTCTGCAACGAGGCGCTGCAACTGCACGGCGGCTACGGCTACATCCGCGAGTACCCGATCGAGCGCCTGCTGCGCGACACCCGCGTGCACCAGATACTGGAAGGCAGCAACGAAATCATGCGCCTGATCATTGCGCGGCGCATACTCGATGGCGCCTGCGGCGATACCATCCGCTAG
- the mmsB gene encoding 3-hydroxyisobutyrate dehydrogenase, whose amino-acid sequence MSIAFIGLGHMGGPMALNLQRAGHAVQGFDLSPAARAQLAAAGLPIAADAAASVQGADIVISMLPANAHVEALYLGHGGQAGLLPQLAADTLVIDCSTIAASSARKVADAALAQQRGLRFIDAPVSGGTGGAVAGTLTFIVGGDEQALEQARPVLEKMGQNIFHAGGVGTGQTAKICNNMLLGILMAGTSEALALGLANGLDPRVLSDIMRGSSGSNWVLEKYNPMPGVMASAPASKGYAGGFGTDLMLKDLGLAQDSATAVQAATPLGSLARNLYAAHSLAGNGALDFSSIIRMLQKR is encoded by the coding sequence ATGTCGATTGCATTCATCGGACTGGGCCACATGGGCGGCCCCATGGCCTTGAACCTGCAACGGGCGGGCCATGCCGTGCAGGGGTTTGACCTGTCACCGGCCGCGCGCGCACAACTGGCCGCCGCAGGCTTGCCGATCGCCGCCGATGCCGCCGCGTCGGTGCAGGGAGCGGATATCGTCATCAGCATGCTGCCGGCCAACGCGCATGTCGAGGCGCTGTACCTGGGCCACGGCGGGCAGGCGGGACTGTTGCCGCAACTGGCAGCCGACACGCTGGTGATCGACTGCTCGACCATCGCCGCCAGCAGCGCGCGCAAGGTGGCAGACGCGGCCTTGGCGCAGCAGCGCGGCCTGCGGTTCATCGACGCCCCCGTCTCGGGCGGCACCGGGGGCGCCGTGGCAGGCACGCTGACCTTCATCGTCGGCGGTGACGAGCAGGCGCTGGAGCAGGCCCGTCCGGTGCTGGAAAAAATGGGCCAGAACATCTTCCACGCCGGCGGCGTGGGCACGGGCCAGACGGCCAAAATCTGCAACAACATGCTGCTGGGCATCCTGATGGCAGGCACCAGCGAAGCGCTTGCGCTGGGCCTGGCCAATGGCCTGGACCCGCGCGTGCTCAGCGACATCATGCGCGGCAGTTCGGGCAGCAACTGGGTGCTGGAAAAGTACAACCCCATGCCCGGCGTGATGGCCTCGGCCCCGGCCTCCAAAGGCTACGCCGGCGGCTTTGGCACCGACCTGATGCTCAAGGACCTGGGCCTGGCGCAAGACAGCGCAACCGCCGTGCAGGCAGCGACCCCGCTGGGCAGTCTGGCGCGCAACCTGTACGCCGCGCACAGCCTGGCGGGCAACGGCGCGCTGGATTTTTCCAGCATCATCCGGATGCTGCAAAAGCGGTGA
- a CDS encoding IlvD/Edd family dehydratase, which yields MKRRSQHWFGGTGKDAFIHRSWMKNHGLPDDAFDGRPVIGICNTFSEFTPCNAHFRGLIEHIKAGVLEAGGLPLEFPVFSCGESNLRPTAMLFRNLASMDVEEAIRGNPMDAVVLMAGCDKTTPALVMGAASCDLPAIVISGGPMLNGRFQGRAIGSGTDVWKFSEDLRAGVMSAQAFAAAESAMSRSPGHCMTMGTASTMASMVEALGIALPGNAAYPAVDAHRNRLARMTGRRSVELVHEDLRLSRILQPQAFANAIRVNGAIGGSTNAVVHLLAIAGRIGTPLTLDDWDRLGRDVPTILDLMPSGRFLMEDFCYAGGIPAVMKEISHLLELQAMTVSGKSVRENIADACNHNPEVIRPLDRALTPQGGIAVLRGNLAPAGAIIKPSAATPALMQHRGRAVVFEDIDHYKRSIDDPALDIDENCIMVLKNCGPKGYPGMAEVGNMALPEKLLRRGLRDMVRISDARMSGTAFGTVVLHVAPEAAVGGPLALVRSGDMIELDVPARRLHLDVAPAELQARRSRWRAPAAAMSGGYQGLYVERVMQADSGADLDFLVGCRGHAIPRESH from the coding sequence ATGAAAAGACGATCGCAGCACTGGTTCGGTGGCACGGGCAAAGACGCCTTCATCCACCGCAGTTGGATGAAAAACCATGGCCTGCCCGACGACGCCTTCGACGGCCGGCCAGTGATCGGCATCTGCAACACCTTCTCCGAATTCACGCCCTGCAACGCGCATTTTCGCGGCCTCATCGAGCACATCAAGGCGGGCGTGCTCGAAGCCGGCGGCCTGCCGCTGGAGTTTCCGGTCTTTTCCTGCGGCGAATCCAACCTGCGCCCGACGGCCATGCTGTTTCGCAACCTGGCCTCGATGGATGTCGAGGAGGCGATTCGCGGCAACCCGATGGACGCCGTGGTGCTGATGGCCGGCTGCGACAAGACCACGCCCGCGCTGGTCATGGGCGCGGCCTCGTGCGATCTGCCGGCCATCGTCATCTCCGGCGGGCCGATGCTCAACGGTCGTTTCCAAGGCCGCGCGATCGGCTCGGGCACCGACGTATGGAAATTCTCCGAAGACCTGCGCGCCGGCGTGATGAGCGCACAGGCATTCGCCGCTGCCGAAAGCGCCATGTCGCGCTCGCCCGGTCACTGCATGACCATGGGCACGGCCTCGACCATGGCCTCGATGGTGGAGGCGCTGGGCATCGCCCTGCCGGGCAATGCGGCCTACCCGGCGGTCGACGCGCACCGCAACCGCCTGGCCCGGATGACCGGCCGGCGCAGCGTCGAGCTGGTCCACGAAGACCTGCGGCTGTCCCGGATACTCCAGCCGCAAGCCTTCGCCAACGCCATCCGGGTCAATGGGGCGATCGGCGGCTCGACCAACGCCGTGGTGCATCTGCTGGCCATTGCCGGGCGCATCGGCACGCCGCTGACCCTGGACGACTGGGACCGCCTCGGCCGCGATGTGCCGACCATCCTGGACCTGATGCCCTCGGGCCGCTTCCTGATGGAGGACTTCTGCTACGCCGGCGGCATACCCGCCGTCATGAAGGAAATCAGCCATCTGCTCGAACTGCAAGCCATGACGGTCAGCGGCAAAAGCGTGCGCGAGAACATCGCCGATGCCTGCAACCACAACCCCGAGGTGATCCGCCCTCTCGATCGGGCGCTGACGCCGCAGGGCGGCATCGCGGTGCTGCGCGGCAACCTGGCGCCCGCCGGCGCCATCATCAAGCCGTCTGCCGCCACGCCCGCGCTGATGCAGCATCGCGGCCGCGCCGTCGTGTTCGAGGACATCGACCACTACAAGCGCAGCATCGACGACCCGGCGCTGGACATCGACGAAAACTGCATCATGGTGCTCAAGAACTGCGGCCCCAAAGGCTACCCCGGCATGGCCGAGGTCGGCAACATGGCGCTGCCGGAAAAGCTGCTGCGGCGCGGCCTGCGCGACATGGTGCGCATCTCGGATGCCCGCATGTCCGGCACCGCGTTCGGCACCGTGGTGCTGCATGTGGCGCCAGAAGCCGCCGTCGGCGGCCCGCTGGCGCTGGTGCGCAGCGGCGACATGATCGAACTCGATGTTCCGGCACGCCGGCTGCACCTGGATGTCGCGCCGGCCGAGTTGCAGGCACGCCGCAGCCGTTGGCGCGCGCCGGCCGCCGCCATGTCCGGCGGCTACCAGGGCCTGTACGTCGAGCGCGTGATGCAGGCCGACAGCGGCGCCGACCTGGACTTCCTGGTCGGTTGTCGCGGCCATGCCATCCCGCGTGAAAGCCATTGA